Part of the Pelmatolapia mariae isolate MD_Pm_ZW linkage group LG3_W, Pm_UMD_F_2, whole genome shotgun sequence genome is shown below.
ggaacctgcttccctctgctcgcctctggataaccacacgacctgcagcagccaatcagatccctcctgactgtgttagcatggtgacagaggtcaaagggttcactgatccacagaaggaggagtacttcaggaagagattcagagatgaggagcaggccagcaggatcatctcccacatcaagacatcacgaagcctccacatcatgtgccacatcccagtcttctgctggatcactgctacagttctggaggatgtgctggaaaccagagagggaggacagctgcccaagaccctgactgagatgtacatccacttcctggtggttcaggccaaagtgaagaaggtcaagtatgatggaggagctgagacagatccacactggagtccagagagcaggaagatgattgagtctctgggaaaactggcttttgaccagctgcagaaaggaaacctgatcttctatgaatcagacctgacagagtgtggcatcgatatcagagcagcctcagtgtactcaggagtgttcacacagatctttaaagaggagagaggactgtaccaggacaaggtgttctgctttgttcatctgagtgttcaggagtttctggctgctcttcatgtccatctgaccttcatcaactctggactcaatGTGATGGAAGAACAAACAACCTCCCTGAAGACTAAATtatttgaaaagaaagaaaattttaaatctCTCCACCAGAGTGCAGTGGataaggccttacagagtccaaatggacacctggacttgttcctccgcttcctcctgggtctttcactgcagatcaatcagactctcctacgaggcctgctgacacagacaggaagtagctcacagaccaataGGAAAACAGTCCGGTACATCAAGAAaaagctcagtgagaatctgtctgcagagaaaagcatcaatctgttccactgtctgaatgaactgaatgatcgttctctactggaggagatccaacaggcCCTGAGATCAGGacgtctctccacagataaactgtctcctgctcagtggtcagctctggtcttcatcttactgtcatcagaaaaagatctggatgtgtttgacctgcagaaatactctgcttcagaggaggctcttttgaggctgctgccagtggtcaaagcctccaataaagctctgtaagtaaatGTGTTTCTTCGATAATTGCCAGTACTTACAGTCAAATACTGTTTGTAGTGATGTGTCTGTCGTGAATGAAAtggctctttgaagtgaacgacgcaaGCCGGCTTCTTATTTGggagccatgttttttttttttgtttttttgttttttttttctcaccctctctctcaccGTTTTTTTCCGCTTCAGTCCGCACACGAGCCTTGTACTTGTGCTGAgcggagggggggggggggggggtgtagctacactcgcagtagcacaggaacagagccggAGAGAAacagagccagggacaacatcAAATTAGAAAGGTAGATTAATCATACACaattattttcagttgcagatgataaaggattcagaaagtttattcatgcaggcccatatgacagagaatgtgcatcttccttttgttttccatattttaatttatatttaattgtgttgtggtttgcagcgttttgtgttgtttcactttaaatttgtttaaaaggaaaaagctgaaatttaagtaaaaagttgaaatgtaaatggttgtttttggtattatatgatttatttattacattttatgtgtagtgaataaataaaagtatatttacggtgacctctagagacaaagcacgtacaaactccaaaacacgtacaaactccaaaacacaccgAAAGTGTTCCAGGATGCTAGGgacagtgttgagcttttgttacccaGTGGCTACTCAAGCCAGGAATTACCAACGaccagatttggtgtgtggtagtaacaggtaaataaactttttttttctttaattatttgaatatatatgagtgcttgtgtataaatacacaaacaatacacatatgctttcaagtgtgtaatttaagtgatctaggtagctctgttttggaagttcagttaacgctagcaatgtgttttggagtctgtacatgctttttggagtttggtatgtgctttgtctctagggcccatcgtatatatttatatgtaaacatatataaataaaaccacggggtttttttgttgggttttttttttgtacattagtaattcctttggtgcataattttatattgttgttgataattaattaaagcaacaaaacaaccggaagagccggctctttttagtgagccgagccgaaattTTCATCACCAACTGTTTGCAGAAGGTCCTTTTTCctgattccttttttttttcttgtatgtgtcacacttaaatgtttcagaccATGAAACAAATTGTAATATTGGATAAAGACAAttcaagtaaatacaaaatgcagttttaaaatcaTGATTTACTTGAGCTATGAAAACTATCAAAACCTACCAAGCccatatttcaaaagtaaaTCACATTGAACCTAATAATTGTTAATACTGTTTTCCACCCGTAACAGTAACAGCTATGAGCAATgttaaaattataaattaatatttcacatcactgtggaggatgTTTGCTCCAGTCTTATTAGCATAAttgtttaaatttaatgtttacTTAATTAATTTAAGTACTATTAAGACTATTAAGACTATTAGACAAATGTCATATAAGAGGCATGGATTAGCAGATTTAAGATGTTTATTTAGGGAGCAAAAGCACGCACACACGGAAAAATCTATTTGCAGGTGATTTACAGGTCCGTCCTGCTGAGTCTTTCTATACCTTATTTTAATCATATTAACCAACATACACGTGTATGAAGTTCATACACATTCCTCAAAAGAAAACAGTAATGATAATAGTGTGACCAGGACATCCATATAAACAGAATCAATTTTGGGGGTTTACCTTACCTGGATCAtggagcatgcatcaagacatttaaTTACAGTCTTTTTGCTTTTGTCTGTTCCTTATTTCTAGACTGAGTGATTGTTTTctgtcagagagaagctgtgaagctctgtcctcagttctccGCTCCAAGTCCTCTACTCTGAgaaagctggacctgagtaacaacagCCTCCAGGATACAGTAGTTAAGCGTCTGTCTCCTGCTCTGCAAAGTCCATATTGTGCACTGGAAACTTTGAGGTCAGATCAaagaatgttttatttttcatcaaatgaaatcaattgcagtaaaaaaaaagaaagaaaaacatctaaTAATGGTCAACCTCATCCATTTGTTGTTGTGTCTTactatttttcattatttctaaGTCAGAGTAGATTGGAGTATTTcaaatttgtttaaaatcaGGCAGTAGGAATCCCAGCCACCCcttaaaaaatattaagtaTTGCTAAATCTGGCAACTCTTCATTCCACCATCGATATAAtttaatgaaacatttttatctGTGTTCTTTATTTCTAGACTAAGTCGTTGTTtcctctcagagagaagctgtgaagctctgtcctcagttctcagctccAAGTCCTCTactctgagagagctggacctaaATAACAACAACCTCCAGGATACAGGAGTGAAGCATCTTTCTGCTGCACTGCAAAGTCCATATTGTATACTCaaaactctgaggtcagattAATTTCTCATCTAACTGCTTAATTAACATGTCAAAAATGTAGTTAAAAAAGGTCAAATTCATTCATTTGTTGTTATATCTTACTTTTGTCATTATTTCAAAGCCAGTAAATCAACATCACATGTTGAAAATCTAGTAACTCTACACTGCAGCATCAAAACACTTTAATTTCAatgtgtttctctttgtgttgttaAATTTTTTTAGACTGGGTGTCTGTAAcctgtcagagagaagctgtgaatttctgtcctcagttctcataTCCCAATCCTCTAGCCTGACAGAACTGGACCTGAGTGACAATGACCTGAAAGATTCAGGAATGAAGCTTCTTTCAACTGCATTGGAGAGTCCGCATTGTGCACTAGAAAGTCTGAGGTCAGGATTCAGTcttttcccctctgtttttgtGGACCCCAATGAACATGAGCCACACGATTACACGTCTAATGAGAGCCGTGACAGCTGTAGTTTTTGTTGGAAAACAGTGACAACACTGACTTTATATGCAGGTTTGCCCACAGACTACAGGACCCATCAGCCTTGTCACAGCCATCCTCCTGCCATAGCTCACTGTGAATAAATAGATACAATGTCATTAGTGCATTAGCTCACTGTGCCACGCCTACATTGCAGCATGCTCACCCTGCCACAGTGTTTTGAATCTGTATTAGATCACtgattaaacaataaaatatattcattttattaaccTTTTATTGGATTATCAGACTCAGAATTAgtgtttgtaatttttataaaaAGATTCTCATAGGACTCCACACAATCTTGGAGTACTTTTTGATTACGTTATGTCCTTCCTTCCTTCATCAATATTGATAAAATGCTAACATAATTTGAAATATTAATTTTCAGAGTGGTTTTGAAAAATAGAGTTGAAAAATTGAGAATTCAATTGAATGGATGAAATAAATATGTCATTGTGTTTTGGGGGGGAGACGAAACAAAGACGAACCTTCAGTGATGTGTTCACAAAtggattgttttgtttgtctgcagtctgtcacgCTGTCTGATcgcagaggaaggctgtaccTCTCTGGcttcagctctgagctccaacccctcccatcttagggagctggacctgagctacaatcatccaggagacttaggaatgaagctgctgtcagctggactgaaggatccatgctggagactggacactctcaggtatagAGAGTATAGCCCTTTCTCAACTCTCAAGTACACGAGTCCGCACTCGCGTTCTTGGCAAGTCCAGACTTGCCGAGAATGCACGGGAGTCTGGACTTGCCAAGAACACGAGTAcagactcgtgatttgtaccaTTGGAACAGTAGTATATTTGATGACATCACCGtcccggagtttttactgccatcccctcttaatttaactgtgatttaTATTTGCACTGGAAATTACACGTGATGtggaagaaaagtaaaaaagtatcTTAAGCAGTTTGGCAAAATTCTTTTATGTATGACCTGTTTCATAATGTCTAATAAGCTTCATGCCTAACTGCATGAAGCTTATTAGACATGGGCAAGCTTGAtttcattaataaaaataatgtacatGTCATATGccttaataaaaacagacaggcgaaatgtttcttttagtaGACACTCAAAACTTACAATAGACAGCTGCCGGGGTTTGGAAGAGAactgaacaaatatttaaaacataatctgatcatttttggagcagccttcagGATCTCCATGTATTAACATGCTGCGTCTGCTCCCTGTGAAAAAGTTCGTCCTGAATTCAAATATGtttattaaatatgtttaaatattttacattagtgctgaaattcaaaatgtACTGACAGCTCAGTATTAAAATAAAACGGTCcagttatgaagcttaactttaatctcagccaaaccgatttactcaggaacaaataaaaccgTGAAATAATTTAAGTTAtcaaagtgacttatatatcatctttaacctgagtagcgaaagaccacAGGCAGTCTGAAAATTATGTGCCAgagtccgctgttctcgccAGGTCTAGTAAGCCGTGACCTGCCGGTCAGCTACTAAGCTGGtggggtaacaggcatctccgaaaacgtctgagcacttttgcaaatatgcgatgtccTGATAAATTGAGCAGATATTtcaagtttacacagctacattctcacctgaaaatatcttaagtttattttgtgacataGAAcaagtaatatttcaaactttttagCCATGTTTTTCCCCCATTGCCgcatttgagttttggacgaaatgcattctgggatatttagctgtacactgtaaaatctaattagttcccagaactcaaaactATGCAAAggcgttgcctcaaaaaaaatgagtaaagcttacttaagatgactaagttaggacaacttaatCATTGCAAGTATACAGTTCTACGAATAACTTGTTTCTGACTGTGCAATATTGATTGTTTAcccactgacaaacatttctagttctgcaaaattaaaaaaaacaacttgtggtaaattataataatataacacTGTACTGCAAATATGATTAAAAAGGAATAATTAACAACCCTACTTGTAATggtgttaaaatcagcccaatttttattttcaaatgcaaaaaaatgtaTCAGCCAACATACTGCCCACATAGCAACATTggtatggcccagatctggcccacacaatgtgcttacacatggcctaCATACCGGAAAGACTGACgaccctttggtggcccagatcagatTTGCCAGAGGTGACCCACACATGGGACcggcagtgtgtctgcaactggccttgtgctggcccagaacagtttcagctctggccccagatgtcagcctaatgtgtaccttaatcaagccatgtaataacaacatgtgccggaacataatagtgcaaaagtaacatcacaaaactctgttcagacagtgaatggactgattcttatataatgcttttttactctcccagattactcaaagtgctctatacaacttgccacattcacccaatcacacactttctctaaactgagtgcttcctaactacattcagacacattcacactcacaacatgcagactggaggagccagggattgaaccactaaGGTTTTggaagtgtacactcacaaacctgcatttgaaacgttgactaccatagcagtatagtattgcaacatggcatttgggtcttctaactaaaataggaacataaataatGCCATCACTGCCAGACCTGgtccacatctggttgacatacactctgccatgacaccagtcagtcagaagtgccagcttgatgccagatctgggacatacctgttttctatgagcctgggccacataaaccaaaccacaatcaagccagatgtggcatgccatcaaaTAAACAGCGCTATCTACGCCAGGCCTGGCCTATATCTGGAAGACATAcatcttatcatgccagaagtcagccagcagtgccagcttgatATCAGATCTGGACCAGACTTGTCTGTATTTGgatggacactgttctgctgaacaacaaacaattatattgcaaTCACTGTTAATATTATTTAACTGTTAATATCTtccaatgaaacaaagtctcagattgAATTATTCTGTAACTATGTTTAGGCTTTCCACAACTTTGTTTTGAagttacattacttatataatcaatataaaatgtatttactgttcagacacaagtgcagtctctagatcaaacaacacatttgttttacattcaaAACAGAAGCTTGGTGTGTTGTAAAATTaagtatggcttgtttccagtcctggcattactgcctgaatgactgaatggatttaggtgatccaaatgtaagtgcagaagaaagtctttaacttcccttaagtacagtggcagtggatgtgggttggagatgcaatgacctTCGACCTGCAggtgaccatcttcactgaccacaccttctgtgacggaggactcgtCTCTCCTGGGGCCCTggaagcaaacaatcatattctTTAGAACACCAActtatttgttttcttaaagcattttttcctgcatttgCTATAGAACAGACCCCAATCTAGACTATCTGAACATTAAATGTCTACTTTTCAGTCTGGATGGCCCTGACTACCACCcgacacacaataatgtcatgaaagcattttttttaaaaagggctatgcaaacatggccaataacttatCATTCCTATGATCTGCAGAATAATTTGGGCACAAAAGTAATTTCACTCTtcaaaaacttgcagacttcactgtATACAGTGTAGACAGTGTGGACCCTCTAAGTTTGTGGGATATGATTTTTCAAGAAATGCAGTCCAAACTGTCGGTGTTTgtatttacttacacagcatgtcttgtagaattaactggagtcatcAGCAACAGCACAGAGCAGTCTTGTCTCatgtctaataacagaagacaggaaaccaaagcacaaaGGAAACAATAGGTAAAACAGgttgatctaaagtatgattaaagttgagtctgattaatataaatttCACTGACAATTACTAATATATTGTGGTAAGTATATtgaaaccaaaatacttaccactcagttgatgtctttctgtctaACAGCTCCTTATCTAGACTTGTAAGTTTGATGTAATGTggggagtgctggtcccgagcctcaaaaatagtaagaaaaacagagggggaaaaaacataaaattattcAGAAGCTGATTTAAttcttaatggctgtgcaactGTTATAACTTACAACACAAAAGGTCAATGTAGACCTCATACACACAAATTAGActagtctaaggagcttttCAGCTCGTcttttcagacccagcaacacactcagacagaaactggttcacccgaaagacaaaattccaaaacacaaacttaacaatggggtgtatgctgtacagtgtagcaaggaatgcccagacctctacattggagagaccaaacacaCAACATAGAAGAACCACCTCCACAGGataagactcagcagtccatctgcatctaaaggacaaaggtcccTCTTTGAGAAtgcaaatgttcacattttggacagagaggacagatggtttgaaagaggagtgaaagaagccatttatgtccactgtgagcgaccatctttgaacagaggcggtggtttacaacaccaactgtctgccatctataatccagttttgagatccattcccagacgccttaacactagaattactgagccttttttccctggcgcaagtccctactactagatttactggcctgcgcaaatttgcgtaaattccccccgaccttaacacctcttggcaccccgctgagattttcacaggttttcagctccattgttctcctgcttttgttgtgcaaacacaccctcccccaacccctaaccatgagagattcaagtttttccttccctgcaaggctactttccttccttacctgcctGCATGCCTgtccatatatacatatatacagacAGCAATAATGctgtacatatatacatacaacatatatacacagagttgtacatatatttatatatttatatagccacaccttatataatatgcataaagtctagttatacacacagacacatctatatcatatatacacacacacacacacacacacacacacatatatatatatatatatatatgtatatatatatatatatatatatatatatatatatatatatatatatatatatatatgtgtatatatatatgtatatatacatatatatatatatatatatatgtgtatgtgtgtgtgtgtgtgtatgtatatatatatacacacacacacacacacacacacacacgtagatagatagatatgtgtgtgtgtgtgtgtgtgtgtgtgtgtgtgtgtatacatacaccaatatttttgaatacatgtgtccatatttatgtttccagattgtttgtatagtgcactttctataccgtgctctgtccacttttttgcaatgacaatgcagattttccacttgtgggacaaataaatgcagatttgctgtgtgtgtgtgtgtgtgtgtgtgtgtgtgtgtgtgtgtgtgtgtgtgtgtgtgtgtgtgtgtgtgtgtgtgtttgtgcaacattggcatttgtttacttagatccaaggcaggccaaacctctgtgttacaacctacatacaaaagacagacattcacaatatatgggtacacaagtctgttttatttcaaagtgtttcaaactttgaaacgaacagctgttccctaccaagcatttcttgcagctggcaacaacGGTCGTGCATTCAGTATAGTTGTGACTTCCGCaaaaaatgtggtcaaaatctcatgagtaagttgaagcatttctaccaggcatttctgaaagttgtaacacagaggtttggcctgccttggatctgagcaactctgagtgagcaaatgcaaatgtgccaggcctcaaggacaacgggtggtttgcacaacaaaagctggaggagaaacaagctgacgacctgtgaaaatctcagcaggggtgcttaacacctcgggacttgcaccagaaaataaaaaagccagtaattctagggggtgttgggtttagggaagttacgcaaatttgcgcaggatagtaaatctagtgttaacgcccactcacaccctgggccatctgacctctggaaatcacatgatagggtggagccaggtttcacaatgagctcacccgaaaccctggctgattgtgacccacgcctgctttcacaccttggctcatgtgattaggtagaggatcatcagccAGTACtttgtccctcttggggggatactcccacagggctCAAATCTGGGACACTCCACCATTtgactcttagaactgaagaagcttctcggatgagaggcgaaacgtcttcaagcaacttaaagaagtccagacacttttctctccaagctccttagactacgatgacctggatgactgagaaccttcacagacacaaattAGACTAGCACATATAGTACTAAAAACACCATCTATTACTGTGTTTGAATGTGGGGTATTGGCACTGTCAGTTTAGGCACATAAGAGATATGGGTTTTAAAAAACCCACCTAAATGTCATCATTACATAGgatgagaagttcagccatccggaaggggctcagagtagagctacTGCTCCTCCACGTTGAAAGaggccagttgaggtggttcgggcatctgacaaggatgcctcctggatgaagtgttctgggcatgtcccaccgggaggaggccccggttCAGACCCAGGACcaactggagagattatatctctcagc
Proteins encoded:
- the LOC134625019 gene encoding NACHT, LRR and PYD domains-containing protein 3-like, encoding MLLENNIITFVKNELKKIEKVLSPGYPESLESQRSSSREAFVKITVDFLRRMKQEELADRLQGKRLAAVCRRNLKPALKNKFQCVFEGIAKAGSPTLLNQIYTELYITEGGTAEVNDEHEVRQIETASRKPDRPETTIRQEDIFKASPGRDEPIRTVLTKGVAGIGKTVLTQKYSLDWAEDKANQDIQFIFPFTFRELNVLKEEKFSLVELVHHFFTETKEAGICSFEDFQVVFIFDGLDECRLPLDFHKTTILTDPRKSTSVDVLLMNLIRGNLLPSARLWITTRPAAANQIPPDCVSMVTEVKGFTDPQKEEYFRKRFRDEEQASRIISHIKTSRSLHIMCHIPVFCWITATVLEDVLETREGGQLPKTLTEMYIHFLVVQAKVKKVKYDGGAETDPHWSPESRKMIESLGKLAFDQLQKGNLIFYESDLTECGIDIRAASVYSGVFTQIFKEERGLYQDKVFCFVHLSVQEFLAALHVHLTFINSGLNVMEEQTTSLKTKLFEKKENFKSLHQSAVDKALQSPNGHLDLFLRFLLGLSLQINQTLLRGLLTQTGSSSQTNRKTVRYIKKKLSENLSAEKSINLFHCLNELNDRSLLEEIQQALRSGRLSTDKLSPAQWSALVFILLSSEKDLDVFDLQKYSASEEALLRLLPVVKASNKALLSDCFLSERSCEALSSVLRSKSSTLRKLDLSNNSLQDTVVKRLSPALQSPYCALETLRLSRCFLSERSCEALSSVLSSKSSTLRELDLNNNNLQDTGVKHLSAALQSPYCILKTLRLGVCNLSERSCEFLSSVLISQSSSLTELDLSDNDLKDSGMKLLSTALESPHCALESLSLSRCLIAEEGCTSLASALSSNPSHLRELDLSYNHPGDLGMKLLSAGLKDPCWRLDTLRVEPAGVRWLRPGLRKYSCQLTIDTNTVHTNLQLSNNNRKVTRVEEVQSYPEHPDRFDYWEQLLCRNGLTGRCYWEVEWRGHIDISVSYRRIRRKGDSDYCVFGKNDWSWSLSSSDRFGYSFWQNNRKTSISSSSPSSSASNRVAVYVDCPAGTLSFYRVSSDTLIHLHTFNTTFTETLYPGFSFWPGSSVCLC